A stretch of Lathyrus oleraceus cultivar Zhongwan6 chromosome 6, CAAS_Psat_ZW6_1.0, whole genome shotgun sequence DNA encodes these proteins:
- the LOC127095875 gene encoding uncharacterized protein LOC127095875 gives MQQQQNQFMHQMMQRLNGGLHPQGVPQEVTGGSFRVFFHMNPPEVHGGLNPVEAREWVSNIERIFQILHCSKENKVVFASHMMRGPAVRWWKSASTLMTNQGVPRDWEHFKTNFLDKYFPSSLRTQKEFEFQQLRHGTMLVAMYVEKFEDMAAYSRQSVYAPDEKWKINQFLFGLRGEISHSVSQREFTTYVELLRQCYVAENNLNKVQEERDQYRIGQKDQGRPGNQFRPRPQSFKGKQVQNVRPNHPPQCQVCKKSHFGRCVGSVIRCFTCQREGQMARDCPQNKNQVQGRNTGRVYTLDARKAKSNNALIAAIPLSPPMVVTTVVDDVVETPLICENCSLSVNDRIFQIDLICLPLNKVDVVLGMDWLSANYAFIGCEEKLIIIPSSEAPKDVLTIILEEVFPEDVTSLPPERGVEFSIDLIPGTNPISISLYRMAPLELRELKDQLEELLTKHFSRPSVSPSGASVLLVKNKDGCMQLYIDYRQLNKVTINNKYPLPRIDDLLDQLKGACVFSKIDLRSGYHQIRVKNSDVPNTVWRHYLYGVCFEMFSDHKSLKYLFDQKELNMIQRRWMKYLKDFDFELKYHPGKADKVADALIRKEMHKAELMMLEYALLEKF, from the exons ATGCAGCAACAACAGAACCAATTCATGCATCAGATGATGCAACGGTTGAATGGTGGTCTTCATCCTCAAGGGGTTCCACAAGAAGTTACAGGTGGTAGTTTCCGAGTTTTCTTTCACATGAATCCTCCTGAGGTCCATGGTGGATTAAATCCTGTGGAGGCTCGTGAGTGGGTAAGCAACATAGAGAGGATTTTTCAAATATTGCATTGTAGTAAAGAGAATAAAGTTGTGTTTGCTTCTCACATGATGAGGGGTCCTGCTGTGAGGTGGTGGAAAAGTGCTTCGACTCTTATGACCAATCAAGGAGTACCTAGGGATTGGGAGCATTTTAAGACTAATTTTCTAGATAAGTATTTTCCTAGCTCTTTGAGGACTCAGAAAGAATTTGAGTTTCAGCAGCTTAGACATGGTACTATGTTAGTGGCTATGTATGTTGAAAAGTTTGAAGATATGGCAGCTTATTCTAGACAGTCCGTGTACGCACCAGATGAGAAGTGGAAGATAAATCAATTCCTTTTTGGTTTAAGAGGTGAAATTTCTCATAGTGTTTCTCAAAGAGAATTCACTACTTACGTTGAATTGCTAAGGCAATGCTATGTGGCTGAGAACAATTTGAATAAAGTTCAAGAAGAAAGGGATCAATATAGGATTGGACAGAAGGACCAGGGAAGGCCAGGTAACCAGTTTAGGCCTAGACCTCAATCTTTCAAAGGAAAACAAGTGCAAAATGTAAGACCTAACCATCCTCCGCAATGTCAAGTATGTAAGAAGTCTCATTTTGGAAGATGTGTTGGAAGTGTTATTAGGTGTTTTACTTGTCAGAGGGAGGGACAAATGGCTAGGGATTGTCCTCAGAATAAGAATCAGGTGCAAGGAAGGAACACTGGTCGAGTTTATACTTTGGATGCAAGGAAGGCTAAGAGCAACAATGCTTTGATTGCTG CAATTCCTTTGTCTCCTCCTATGGTGGTTACTACCGTCGTGGATGATGTGGTTGAGACACCGTTAATTTGTGAAAATTGTTCGCTTTCGGTGAATGATAGAATTTTCCAGATTGATCTTATTTGTTTACCACTTAATAAGGTTGATGTGGTCTTGGGGATGGATTGGCTTTCCGCCAATTATGCGTTTATTGGATGTGAAGAGAAGTTAATCATCATTCCATCTAGTGAAGCTCCAAAGGATGTATTAACTATTATCTTGGAAG AAGTTTTCCCTGAGGATGTCACTTCTCTTCCTCCTGAAAGGGGCGTGGAATTCTCTATTGATTTGATACCTGGGACGAATCCAATCTCCATTTCTCTGTATCGTATGGCACCACTCGAGTTGAGAGAGTTGAAGGATCAATTGGAAGAGTTGTTAACCAAGCATTTCAGCCGACCTAGTGTCTCACCATCGGGAGCTTCAGTGTTACTAGTGAAGAACAAGGATGGTTGTATGCAGTTGTATATTGATTACCGCCAGTTGAATAAAGTCACCATTAATAACAAGTACCCCCTGCCAAGGATAGACGATTTGCTAGATCAGTTGAAAGGAGCCTGTGTGTTCTCGAAGATTGATTTACGATCGGGCTATCATCAAATCAGAGTTAAGAATTCGGATGTACCAAATACC GTGTGGcgacattacttgtatggagtATGTTTTGAGATGTTTAGTGACCATAAGAGCTTGAAATACTTATTTGACCAGAAAGAGTTGAACATGATACAGAGGAGATGGATGAAGTATTTGAAAGACTTTGATTTTGAGCTTAAGTATCACCCAGGGAAAGCGGATAAGGTTGCAGACGCCTTAATTCGGAAAGAGATGCATAAAGCTGAGTTAATGATGTTAGAATACGCATTGTTGGAAAAGTTCTGA